The sequence CTTTTTTCATTTCTATATTTTCAATAAACTGCTTTCTAAAATCTGAATTTTCAGAAAGTTTTTGTTTGATAATCTGTGCTTGAAACTCTACATCTTTTAGATTTTCATAAAGTGTAGGATTGGATATTTTCGCAAGGATTTGACCTTTCTTTACTTGGTCGTTTTCCTTTACATATATTTTTTCAACGTAGCCAGAAACTTCTGATTTAACTATTACGCTATTTTCACTATCTATATATCCGGAAGCATAAATAGATTTAACAACTTCTTTTTTCTCAAGCTTATAAATTTCGTATCCATTTTTGCTTTTGTTGTAGAAGTAAAATAAAGCTATTGATACTAAGAAAATCGCAAAAATTAAAAATATTTTTTTCATAAATCAACCTCTGTTTTGGAAAGATGTTATATTTTATAGCATATGTAAATAATATACGCCAGGCAAGAAATTCAGTAAAAGTATGAGATTTTTCGCTTCACTCAGAATGACACCATTGGGTCGTTCTTTGTCATCGTACATTAAATATAACAAAAATTTTTAAACTTGATAATTTCTCAATTTATTCCACCTAAACATTTATACAAACTATCATCATATCCTAAGGTTATACCTAAATTCAAGCTCTTTTAGATAGTAGATAAAATTGTCCTTACTTGCACCATGAAATTTTAGTAGTCTCTTTCAGCAGATACATCCTTTACTATCTCAACTTTAATTTTTCCATTTTTTTCAAGAATTCCAAACACAGGAATTTTATTCTTTGCTCCTTTTTCTCTACTACCTTTCCTTTTTCCTCCAAAATAACTTTCATCCATTTCTACTTCTCCTGATAAAAGCTGGTCATCTTTTGAGACAAATTTGTATATACATTGTCTAAGCTTTGTGTAGATCTTGTAAGTAGTATTGTAAGCTAAATTAAGCTCTTTATGTGCTTTATGAGCAGCAGCTTCAAGGATGAATAGCTTTACAGCCAATATGAATTTAGAGAATGGAATTTTTAAATCTTCAAGAATACTGTCATTTCTAACACTTCATTCTCTTAAAAATTCCTCTGCTTTTTCTTCTGATGATGCTATCTGTAGTAATTCTACTAAATTCATGTTTTACCTTCTATGCTAATTGTTTATTATAGTATAGGTGGATTATTTTGAGCAATTACATAGAATATATGATGAGCTAATCAGAAAAATAGAAAAAGCATAAAAGAGCTTGAGAAAGAGATAAAAGAATTGTTTAAGAAGAATTTTCAAGAGGAATACAAGGTAGGCTGAAAGATCTCATTTTTAAATTTTATAAAAACTGTTAGTTTCTCACCTAAACTATCAAAAAGAAGAATTTTTAGAATAGTAAATTTTAATTAATGAAAGGGAGGACAAGCCCCCCTTATATAGTGTGAAATTACTTTTGTTCAGCTGGTTTTTGTTCGCCTGCTGGAACTGCTTGTTGTTCAGCTGGCTGTTGTTCTCCTGCTGGTGCAGCTTGTTGCTCTCCACCTTGTGCAGGTGCAGCTTGTTGAGCTGGTTGTTGTTCAGCTGGTGCTGGAGCTGCTGGTTGTGCAGCTGGTGCTTGTTGTTCAGCTGGCTGTTGTTCTTCTTTCTTTTGGCAGCTGAAAAGTAAAGATGCCGATAATACAGCTGCTACTGATCCGATTACTAATTTTTTCATTCTTAACTACCTCCTCTTAAAAAAATTTAGTCAATATTATAACATAAAAAATAATTGTAAACTTTGTCAGATTTAGTTAGAAAAAAATTGAATTTATACAAACTTTGTTCTTAATATGGTAGAATTAAGAAAAAATAATGCTAAAAAAGGAGTTATTCTTGAACAAAAAGATATATAATAATCAAAGAGTTGCTATATTTGTAGACATACAGAACCTATATTATTCAGCAAGGGATATATTTAATAGAAAAGTAAATTTTGAAAGCATCCTTTATAAAACTCTTGGAGATAGAGTTTTAGTTAGAGCCTTTGCTTATATAGTGAAGCTACAAGGTGTTGACCAAAAAGGATTTATAAACACGCTTAAGCATATAGGTTATCAAGTTAGAGAAAAGGAGCCAAAAATATTTAAAAGATTGGATGAAGAGGGTAATCTTTGGACAACGATCAAAGCAGATTGGGACATGGGAATAGCAATAGATGCTATAGCTTTATCTGAAAAGATAGATGTAGCCATACTTACGACTGGAGATGGAGATTTTAAAGACCTTGTAAAATACTTACAAACAAAAGGTGTCAAAGTAGAAATTGCAGCATTTAAACAAACAACAGCTAAAGAGCTGATAGAAGTTGCAGACGAATTTATAGATTTGACAATATTTGGCGAAGATATTTTCTTGTAAAAAACCTTATCAGACATAAATTATATAAAGTAAGAAGAAAATAAAATTCAAAATAATTCCATTATATTTGTAAAACAAAAATCAGGAGGTAAAAAGTTGGAAGAAAAGAATAATCAAGAAAATATTCAAGAAAATATTGAAAACCAAGAACAAAATCAAGAAGAAGTTAGAGAAGAAAAATCTTTAACAGAGCAAGAGAAAGATGAGCTTATAAAGAAGCTGCAAGAAGAAGTAGAAACATTAAAACAAAAATTACAAAAAACAGAAGAAGCTGCAAAACGTTTAAGCGCTTTATATCAATCTATTCAAAAAGATTTTGAAGATTACAAAATCAGAGCAATAAAAGAAAGAGAGCAAATAAAAGAAGAATCTATAGAAAAGTTTGCAAAAGCTTTTTTAGATGTGGTGGATAATTTTGAAAA comes from Sulfurihydrogenibium sp. and encodes:
- a CDS encoding NYN domain-containing protein, yielding MNKKIYNNQRVAIFVDIQNLYYSARDIFNRKVNFESILYKTLGDRVLVRAFAYIVKLQGVDQKGFINTLKHIGYQVREKEPKIFKRLDEEGNLWTTIKADWDMGIAIDAIALSEKIDVAILTTGDGDFKDLVKYLQTKGVKVEIAAFKQTTAKELIEVADEFIDLTIFGEDIFL
- the grpE gene encoding nucleotide exchange factor GrpE is translated as MEEKNNQENIQENIENQEQNQEEVREEKSLTEQEKDELIKKLQEEVETLKQKLQKTEEAAKRLSALYQSIQKDFEDYKIRAIKEREQIKEESIEKFAKAFLDVVDNFEKALESFKVSNDINAIMQGIQMTHYQIMNLLQSYGIEKIEAAGEFNPMEHEALETLKTKEYGNNQIVKVLQAGYKYKGKVIRPAKVVVAISEEEEIT